From Pirellulales bacterium, a single genomic window includes:
- a CDS encoding MFS transporter has translation MKPRTGPVFALCVLFAINMMNFFDRNILGAVGELVRKEWGLSDTALGWLGTTFLVLYAAIGVPLGRLADRGNRSMILAGGVFVWSILTAASGMARSFWQMAGLRLAVGVGEATCAPASSSLIGDLFPATHRARALAVFMLGLPLGTAACYAVSGTVAQKFGWQSAFYVAIVPGMLCAIGAFFIREPLRGASEKHNIGTRKREGSPYWLVLSTPTMRWIIASGALHNFNMYIIGGFLTIFMMRYHGRSVAQAGQTVMLVYGLAGVPGLFLGGFLGDKLIHSRKNGRLLVAAVALAFSVPLLFFAFGRPAGDVLGFSALFFGGCGLMYTYYSTVYSTVQDVIEPSLRGTAMALYFAAMYALGGMFGPPVFGAVSDYCTHRAAIEAGANLDDLRGPELQTALEPYKAAGVRGAMYLLPAVNLALAAVLFAGTRTVAADAQKLQDWMRDATADDEPAPYDARPGNEVSRAR, from the coding sequence ATGAAACCACGCACCGGGCCTGTCTTCGCGCTTTGCGTTCTGTTCGCCATCAACATGATGAACTTCTTCGACCGCAACATTCTCGGCGCGGTCGGAGAGTTGGTTCGCAAAGAATGGGGGCTGAGCGACACGGCTCTCGGTTGGCTGGGAACAACGTTCCTGGTGCTGTACGCCGCGATTGGCGTCCCCTTGGGGCGATTGGCCGATCGTGGCAACCGGTCGATGATTCTCGCCGGCGGCGTTTTTGTGTGGAGCATACTCACGGCCGCCTCGGGCATGGCCCGAAGCTTTTGGCAGATGGCCGGACTGCGGCTGGCCGTCGGCGTCGGCGAGGCGACGTGCGCTCCGGCTTCTTCCTCGTTGATCGGTGACCTGTTTCCCGCCACGCATCGCGCCCGGGCGCTGGCGGTGTTCATGCTCGGCCTACCGCTGGGCACCGCGGCTTGTTACGCCGTGAGCGGCACCGTGGCCCAGAAGTTCGGTTGGCAATCGGCTTTCTACGTCGCGATTGTGCCCGGCATGCTGTGTGCGATCGGCGCGTTTTTCATCCGTGAGCCGCTGCGCGGCGCCAGCGAGAAGCACAACATCGGTACACGCAAACGTGAAGGGTCGCCTTACTGGCTGGTGTTATCGACGCCGACGATGCGCTGGATCATCGCCTCGGGCGCCTTGCACAACTTCAACATGTATATCATCGGCGGCTTTCTGACGATTTTCATGATGCGCTATCACGGTCGTAGCGTGGCCCAGGCCGGTCAAACCGTGATGCTCGTGTACGGTTTGGCGGGGGTGCCGGGCCTGTTTCTTGGAGGGTTCCTGGGGGACAAGTTGATTCACTCGCGCAAGAACGGACGTTTGTTGGTCGCGGCCGTGGCGCTCGCGTTCTCGGTGCCGCTATTGTTCTTTGCCTTCGGACGTCCGGCCGGGGACGTCCTGGGATTTAGCGCTTTGTTCTTTGGCGGCTGCGGCTTGATGTACACCTATTACTCGACGGTCTATTCCACGGTGCAGGATGTCATCGAGCCCTCGCTGCGTGGCACCGCGATGGCGCTCTATTTCGCTGCTATGTACGCACTGGGGGGAATGTTCGGTCCGCCCGTCTTTGGCGCCGTGAGCGATTACTGCACGCATCGGGCGGCGATCGAAGCAGGTGCCAATCTCGACGATTTGCGCGGACCGGAATTGCAGACAGCGCTCGAACCGTACAAGGCGGCCGGCGTTCGCGGCGCCATGTACCTGCTGCCGGCGGTGAATCTGGCCCTGGCGGCCGTGCTGTTTGCCGGCACGCGCACCGTGGCCGCGGATGCGCAGAAGCTGCAGGATTGGATGCGCGACGCCACGGCCGATGACGAGCCAGCGCCTTACGACGCTCGTCCGGGCAATGAAGTGTCGCGAGCGCGCTGA
- a CDS encoding APC family permease, which produces MDRLPTSDAAPPEEMIRDFGLAKATALNMSNMIGIGPFITMNLILGAMGGPQAILGWIVGVLLAICDGMVWSELSAAMPGSGGTYLYLRECFGRQRWGRFMAFMFIWQFMLSGPLEIASGAIGLSKYAAYPLVHFGWIDGDPPAARESELAGEGNPDVQPAGQASKPWTTKAITERAIAFGVSALAVALLYRRISAIGRLTLFLWVAMLGTVLFMIVSGLMHFDKSLIFPFPENAFHVDGKFLFGLGTAMGIAMYDYLGYYDVCYIGDEVQHPERNIPRSIMISVIAVAAIYMTMNISFIGVIPWREVGDTVATTFVEKLYGPGAASVITIFVALTAFASIFAMFLGYSRIPYAAARDGTFFSFFNHLHPIQKFPDRSLLVVGVITMIASLWTLEDVINAILACRILVQFLGQNAGLMYYRRTHAGRMPFRMWLYPVPCWIAFAGWSFIFGSKLIGQISNPWYKQEALLGMLVTAAGGVVFLIWSARSRQWPFAGGTNPD; this is translated from the coding sequence ATGGATCGTTTGCCGACGAGCGACGCAGCGCCCCCCGAGGAGATGATTCGCGACTTCGGCCTGGCCAAGGCCACGGCCCTCAACATGTCGAACATGATCGGCATCGGGCCGTTCATCACGATGAACCTGATCCTGGGCGCCATGGGGGGCCCACAGGCGATCTTGGGCTGGATCGTGGGCGTTCTGCTCGCGATTTGCGATGGCATGGTATGGAGTGAGCTCTCGGCCGCCATGCCCGGCTCAGGGGGCACCTATCTCTACTTGCGCGAATGCTTCGGCCGGCAGCGCTGGGGCCGCTTCATGGCCTTCATGTTCATCTGGCAATTCATGCTTAGTGGTCCTCTGGAAATCGCCAGCGGCGCGATCGGCTTGAGTAAGTACGCGGCCTATCCGCTCGTACACTTCGGCTGGATCGACGGTGATCCGCCGGCCGCCAGAGAGTCGGAACTTGCCGGCGAAGGCAACCCGGACGTGCAACCGGCGGGCCAGGCGAGCAAACCGTGGACCACCAAGGCCATCACTGAACGTGCAATTGCCTTTGGCGTTTCGGCGCTGGCGGTGGCGCTTCTCTATCGGCGCATCTCGGCCATCGGACGACTGACGTTGTTCCTCTGGGTGGCTATGCTCGGCACGGTGCTGTTCATGATCGTCAGCGGGCTGATGCACTTTGACAAGAGCTTGATCTTTCCCTTTCCGGAGAATGCCTTTCACGTCGACGGAAAGTTTCTGTTCGGGCTGGGCACGGCGATGGGCATCGCCATGTACGACTATCTCGGCTATTACGACGTCTGCTACATCGGCGACGAAGTGCAGCATCCCGAGCGCAATATTCCCCGCTCGATCATGATTTCGGTGATTGCTGTAGCCGCGATCTATATGACAATGAACATCAGCTTCATCGGCGTCATTCCCTGGCGCGAGGTGGGTGACACCGTGGCCACGACGTTTGTCGAGAAGCTGTACGGACCGGGCGCTGCGAGCGTGATCACGATCTTCGTCGCGCTCACCGCCTTTGCGTCGATCTTCGCTATGTTCCTTGGCTATTCTCGCATTCCGTATGCCGCGGCACGCGACGGAACATTTTTTTCGTTCTTCAATCATCTGCATCCCATACAGAAATTCCCCGATCGTTCGTTGCTGGTCGTGGGTGTGATCACGATGATTGCCAGCCTGTGGACGCTGGAAGACGTCATCAATGCCATCCTGGCCTGTCGCATTCTGGTGCAATTTCTCGGGCAGAACGCCGGGTTAATGTACTACCGCCGCACGCACGCCGGTCGAATGCCGTTCCGCATGTGGCTATATCCGGTGCCGTGCTGGATCGCGTTTGCCGGTTGGTCGTTCATCTTCGGCTCGAAATTAATCGGACAAATCAGTAACCCTTGGTACAAGCAAGAGGCTCTGCTAGGCATGCTGGTAACGGCCGCGGGGGGTGTGGTTTTCTTGATTTGGAGTGCGCGATCCCGACAATGGCCATTCGCGGGGGGAACGAACCCGGATTGA
- the mdh gene encoding malate dehydrogenase encodes MRRAKISIVGAGNVGATTAHWCAAAELGDIVLLDIPDLEGVARGKSLDLFQASPIVGFDAKITGTSDYADTADSDVVVITAGIARKPGMSRDDLLSTNAKIVGSVAEQVKRTSPNAIVVVVSNPLDAMVQRAFAVTGFPPQRVVGQAGVLDTARYRAFLALELGVSVEDISALLLGGHGDTMVPVPSCTSVGGIPVTQLIDPKRLEEIVVRTRNGGAEIVGLLKTGSAYYAPAAATTQMCEAIVRDKKRLIPCAAYCQKEYGVGGYYVGVPVILGSGGVERIIELNLTSEERANFQKSIDAVKELVAAMAKLTG; translated from the coding sequence ATGCGTCGTGCCAAGATCAGCATCGTAGGGGCGGGAAACGTAGGCGCGACGACAGCCCATTGGTGCGCCGCGGCCGAATTGGGGGATATCGTGCTGCTGGACATCCCCGATCTCGAGGGTGTGGCACGCGGCAAGTCGCTCGATCTGTTTCAAGCCTCGCCGATCGTCGGTTTCGACGCGAAAATCACCGGCACCTCAGATTATGCAGACACCGCCGATAGCGACGTTGTCGTGATCACGGCCGGCATCGCGCGCAAGCCAGGCATGAGCCGCGATGATTTGCTGTCGACTAATGCCAAGATCGTCGGGAGCGTCGCTGAGCAAGTTAAACGCACCAGCCCGAACGCGATCGTGGTCGTCGTTAGCAATCCGCTGGACGCCATGGTGCAGCGGGCCTTCGCCGTGACCGGATTTCCGCCACAGCGTGTCGTGGGCCAGGCGGGCGTGCTCGACACGGCGCGCTATCGCGCATTTCTGGCGCTTGAGTTGGGCGTCAGCGTCGAAGATATCTCGGCCCTTCTGCTGGGCGGCCACGGCGACACGATGGTTCCCGTGCCGAGTTGCACTTCGGTAGGCGGCATTCCCGTCACGCAACTGATCGATCCGAAGCGCCTGGAGGAGATCGTCGTCCGCACGCGCAACGGCGGCGCCGAGATCGTCGGGTTGCTGAAGACCGGCAGCGCTTATTACGCCCCAGCGGCTGCGACGACACAAATGTGCGAAGCCATCGTCCGCGACAAAAAGCGCTTGATCCCGTGCGCCGCATATTGCCAGAAGGAATATGGCGTCGGCGGATATTACGTCGGCGTGCCGGTCATCCTGGGCAGCGGCGGCGTCGAGCGGATCATCGAGCTGAACCTGACCTCTGAGGAGCGTGCGAACTTCCAGAAGAGCATCGACGCCGTCAAGGAATTGGTCGCGGCCATGGCGAAGCTGACGGGCTGA
- the galE gene encoding UDP-glucose 4-epimerase GalE: MRILVTGGAGYIGSHACRLLSRAGHEVWCYDNLSRGHRQAALAGRVIEGEVADQNKVEATLREHRIDAVMHFAAFALVGESVAEPHKYYQNNVVASLALLEAMRAADVKRIVFSSTTATYGVPDRVPITEDTPQRPINPYGFSKLVIERALLDYAHAYDFAFAALRYFNAAGASPDGDLGEVDRSQSRLIPLVLQVALGQREAITIFGDDYPTPDGTCIRDYIHVDDLASAHLQALERLTPGRGLLLNLGTGRGHSVRQVVDVCRRVSGREIPVRLAPRRPGDPAELVADASLARRVLDWQPRYPELEQIVETAWRWHSAHPQGFNSSR; this comes from the coding sequence GTGAGGATACTAGTAACCGGAGGAGCCGGCTATATCGGCAGCCATGCGTGCCGTTTGCTATCGCGTGCCGGCCACGAAGTGTGGTGCTACGACAATCTTTCGCGCGGCCATCGGCAGGCGGCGCTGGCCGGGCGAGTGATCGAAGGCGAGGTGGCCGACCAGAACAAGGTCGAGGCCACGCTGCGCGAGCATCGCATTGACGCGGTAATGCATTTTGCCGCGTTCGCACTGGTGGGTGAATCGGTCGCCGAACCGCACAAGTATTACCAGAATAATGTCGTGGCCAGCCTGGCGCTGCTCGAAGCCATGCGCGCTGCCGACGTCAAACGCATCGTCTTCTCCAGCACGACGGCCACTTACGGCGTGCCGGACCGGGTTCCCATCACCGAGGATACCCCGCAACGCCCCATCAATCCCTATGGATTCAGCAAGCTGGTGATCGAGCGTGCGTTGCTCGATTATGCCCACGCCTATGATTTTGCGTTCGCGGCCTTGCGCTATTTCAACGCCGCCGGGGCCAGCCCCGATGGCGACCTGGGCGAGGTCGATCGGTCGCAGTCGCGATTAATCCCGCTGGTCTTACAAGTGGCGCTTGGGCAGCGCGAAGCGATCACGATCTTCGGCGACGATTATCCGACGCCGGACGGCACCTGCATCCGCGACTACATTCATGTCGACGACCTGGCCTCGGCCCATCTGCAAGCGCTCGAGCGATTGACTCCCGGCCGTGGATTGCTGCTGAACCTGGGGACCGGACGCGGCCACAGCGTGCGTCAGGTCGTCGATGTCTGCCGGCGCGTTTCCGGCCGCGAAATTCCGGTGCGTCTAGCGCCGCGTCGTCCCGGCGACCCGGCCGAACTCGTGGCCGACGCGTCCCTGGCGCGGCGCGTGCTCGATTGGCAGCCACGTTATCCGGAGCTCGAGCAAATCGTCGAGACGGCCTGGCGATGGCACAGCGCACATCCGCAGGGATTCAATTCGTCACGCTAA
- a CDS encoding alpha/beta hydrolase-fold protein yields the protein MMNRLRVPRASSASSFAAPSSGHVESASYSTIKTTTDQPVTIFAPVHYETNYAYPLVVWLHGPGENEHQLKRIMPLVSLRNYVGVAVRGTTTCSTASGRTGFAWAQSQPHTALAEQRVLDAINFIQGRFNVSSRRVFLAGFDCGGTMALRLALAHPRWFAGVLSLAGEFPVGGAPLSRLPEARRVPLFLACGRDSQRYPSAIVCDNLKLLHSAGMDLTLREYPGGHEISPQMLSDVDRWIMDIVTGASGSNGSSAGEG from the coding sequence ATGATGAATCGTCTCCGCGTTCCACGTGCATCATCAGCATCGTCGTTCGCGGCGCCCTCGTCTGGACACGTCGAGAGCGCCTCGTACTCGACCATCAAGACAACGACCGATCAGCCGGTCACGATTTTCGCCCCGGTGCATTACGAGACGAACTACGCTTATCCGCTGGTCGTTTGGCTGCACGGACCGGGGGAAAACGAACATCAGTTGAAGCGGATCATGCCGCTGGTGAGCTTGCGAAACTACGTCGGCGTGGCCGTCCGCGGTACGACTACGTGTTCGACGGCCAGCGGTCGCACTGGTTTCGCTTGGGCCCAATCGCAGCCGCACACGGCCCTCGCCGAGCAGCGCGTGCTGGACGCTATCAACTTCATCCAGGGCCGCTTCAACGTTTCGTCGCGGCGGGTCTTCCTGGCCGGCTTCGATTGTGGTGGAACAATGGCACTTCGCCTGGCCTTGGCCCATCCGCGCTGGTTCGCGGGGGTGCTGTCTTTGGCGGGCGAATTCCCGGTCGGTGGTGCTCCGTTGTCACGCTTGCCCGAGGCCCGTCGCGTGCCGCTGTTTTTGGCCTGCGGCCGTGACAGTCAGCGCTACCCCTCCGCAATCGTGTGCGATAATCTGAAATTGCTGCATTCGGCCGGCATGGACCTGACGTTGCGTGAATATCCCGGCGGCCACGAAATCTCGCCCCAGATGCTCTCTGACGTCGATCGCTGGATCATGGATATCGTGACCGGCGCGTCGGGCAGCAATGGCAGCAGCGCCGGCGAAGGCTAA
- a CDS encoding FliH/SctL family protein — protein sequence MSKIIRAIDRGQATHFNFDDVTAQAAACVSQARAEAARILAEAEEQVVQLRDQAFADAQQAAVEELERLVEERVGQRFDLIRGALTDARDAIERTQCEWQARWEQELVKLAAAIARRLIRRELSAQPDIPLALVREALQLATGSTQMRLLMNPADVGALAGEIQKVLDEHSAMTPVRLIADASISRGGCRVETEHGAIDQQFEAQLARIAEELT from the coding sequence ATGTCGAAGATCATCCGAGCCATTGACCGCGGGCAGGCAACCCACTTCAACTTCGACGATGTGACGGCCCAAGCCGCGGCCTGCGTGTCCCAGGCACGTGCCGAGGCGGCACGCATTCTGGCCGAGGCCGAAGAGCAGGTGGTCCAGTTGCGCGACCAGGCATTTGCCGACGCGCAGCAAGCGGCGGTGGAAGAACTCGAACGACTAGTCGAAGAACGGGTCGGGCAGCGATTTGATCTGATCCGAGGCGCTCTGACCGACGCCCGTGATGCGATCGAGCGTACGCAGTGCGAGTGGCAAGCGCGTTGGGAGCAGGAGCTTGTAAAACTGGCAGCCGCCATCGCGCGGCGACTGATTCGCCGCGAGCTTTCTGCTCAGCCAGACATTCCCTTGGCACTGGTGCGCGAGGCGCTGCAACTGGCCACCGGTTCAACACAGATGCGGCTGCTAATGAATCCCGCGGATGTCGGTGCCTTGGCGGGGGAAATTCAGAAAGTGCTCGACGAGCATTCCGCGATGACGCCGGTCCGGTTGATAGCGGATGCCTCGATCAGTCGCGGTGGCTGTCGCGTGGAAACCGAGCACGGCGCGATCGATCAGCAATTCGAAGCGCAACTGGCGCGCATTGCCGAGGAATTGACTTAA
- a CDS encoding FliG C-terminal domain-containing protein, with translation MTTPSDLLRRAAILVATLDTASADRLLEQMSAEDAAEVRRVMMELSDVDAAEELAVISQFMGGDAAPQIAEEAADVELVLSEAADALDVLRYEPLPDVAAIRQTNSPNTRPFLEDAPSERLAQLLAVERPQTIALVISRLSEARALEVLASLPDALRCEVLSRWISLDVADPELIGEIEQELRGRFKQQFGTVSRNASGLAQVTSIVQVAAPEMRKKLLASLARYDATAAQALSVPRLAFEDLEYLDDDGLAALLDAAQPQTLVLALAGATESFAERIARQLPANQARELNRSINTLGLTWLADIERAQSELARIAERLLHDGQAVASPLPLSVAN, from the coding sequence ATGACGACTCCGTCCGACCTACTGCGACGCGCGGCGATTCTCGTGGCCACCTTGGACACGGCGAGCGCGGATCGGCTGCTCGAGCAAATGTCCGCCGAGGACGCGGCCGAAGTGCGCCGGGTGATGATGGAATTATCGGACGTCGATGCGGCCGAGGAGTTGGCCGTAATTTCGCAATTCATGGGGGGCGACGCGGCGCCGCAGATCGCGGAAGAGGCCGCGGACGTCGAGTTGGTACTTTCCGAAGCGGCCGACGCGCTCGACGTGCTGCGCTACGAGCCGTTGCCGGACGTCGCTGCGATCAGGCAAACAAACTCGCCCAACACACGCCCCTTTTTGGAAGACGCGCCGTCGGAACGACTCGCGCAGCTGCTGGCCGTCGAACGTCCGCAAACGATTGCGCTGGTCATATCGCGTTTGTCCGAAGCGCGCGCGCTGGAGGTACTGGCGTCATTGCCCGATGCTCTGCGTTGCGAAGTACTTAGTCGCTGGATCAGTCTCGACGTGGCGGATCCGGAACTGATCGGCGAAATCGAGCAAGAACTGCGCGGCCGTTTCAAACAACAATTCGGCACGGTGAGCCGCAACGCATCTGGTCTAGCGCAAGTGACCAGCATCGTGCAAGTGGCGGCGCCAGAGATGCGGAAGAAGCTACTGGCGAGCCTGGCCCGATACGACGCGACGGCGGCTCAGGCGCTCAGCGTGCCACGACTGGCCTTCGAAGATCTGGAGTATCTTGACGACGACGGACTGGCCGCGTTGTTGGACGCGGCGCAGCCGCAAACGCTGGTTTTGGCGCTGGCCGGCGCGACGGAATCGTTCGCCGAGCGCATTGCCCGGCAGTTGCCAGCAAACCAGGCAAGAGAGCTTAACCGCTCAATCAATACACTGGGGCTGACTTGGCTGGCTGATATCGAAAGAGCGCAGAGTGAATTGGCGCGGATCGCCGAAAGGCTGTTGCACGATGGGCAAGCCGTGGCCTCGCCACTGCCGCTGAGCGTTGCCAATTAA
- a CDS encoding tetratricopeptide repeat protein: MAKHPLFASAAMVLFLGSFAHGDDTIRLRPSGTAKGTISLMTPTEVSLDMAAGQKKQIAVNDIDSITYEGESPELKLARSEISNANYEGALKSIDKIDPAKVTRPEIKQDIQFYRALCHARLALAGSGDVPKAGSEMRAFVKENPTNYHILLATETLGDLFAAIGRPELALEQYATIERAPWPEYKMRGGVAKGRVLIAQKKFPEALTAFDNVLKLAGDDKGAASLRLAAQLGKANCLAATGESAAAIEQVQTVIDNAEPEDTDLNARAYLTLGNCYRQKEGGTKDALLAYLHVDLLYPGNREAHAEALSNLARLWNELGKPERALQATQLLKDRYASSVWAKQ; encoded by the coding sequence ATGGCGAAACATCCACTTTTTGCATCGGCGGCAATGGTGTTGTTCCTCGGATCGTTCGCGCATGGCGACGATACGATCCGGCTGCGTCCCAGCGGCACAGCCAAAGGAACGATCAGCCTGATGACGCCGACCGAAGTCTCGCTCGACATGGCCGCCGGCCAGAAGAAACAGATCGCGGTCAACGATATCGATTCGATCACCTACGAAGGCGAATCTCCGGAATTGAAGTTGGCACGCAGCGAGATCTCGAACGCCAACTACGAAGGAGCGCTCAAGTCGATCGACAAGATCGATCCGGCCAAGGTCACGCGCCCTGAAATCAAGCAAGACATTCAGTTTTACCGTGCTCTCTGCCATGCACGACTGGCGCTAGCGGGCTCGGGGGACGTGCCCAAGGCCGGTAGCGAGATGCGCGCCTTCGTCAAAGAGAATCCGACGAACTATCACATTCTGCTGGCGACCGAGACCCTAGGCGACTTGTTCGCGGCCATTGGCCGGCCCGAACTGGCGCTCGAGCAATATGCCACGATCGAGCGAGCGCCCTGGCCCGAGTACAAGATGCGTGGCGGCGTCGCCAAGGGACGCGTCCTGATCGCGCAGAAGAAATTCCCCGAGGCGCTCACCGCATTCGACAACGTGCTAAAGCTGGCTGGCGACGATAAGGGAGCGGCCAGTCTGCGGCTGGCCGCGCAACTTGGCAAGGCAAACTGCCTGGCAGCCACCGGCGAGTCCGCGGCCGCGATCGAGCAGGTGCAGACCGTGATCGATAATGCCGAGCCTGAGGATACCGACCTGAACGCTCGTGCCTATCTGACGCTGGGCAATTGTTATCGTCAAAAAGAGGGGGGCACGAAGGACGCCTTATTGGCATACCTGCACGTAGATCTGCTCTATCCTGGCAATCGCGAGGCGCATGCCGAGGCACTTTCGAACCTGGCGCGTCTTTGGAATGAATTAGGCAAGCCGGAACGCGCCTTGCAAGCCACGCAACTGCTGAAGGATCGCTACGCCAGCAGCGTATGGGCCAAGCAATAA
- a CDS encoding HAMP domain-containing sensor histidine kinase, with protein MGSDEHARLRVDADLQTVLTAWHDATVRAEQVQEQLQAEVRRLTAALESQQHKLPRMARSDDVATTSARVARGVRSSLAPVSLFLNLLRRRMLDDPQGLDLLHKAERSCATADARIDDLLHLTSELPPMLRPVNLRALVEDVHTNLRPRLLSLGVSTSVDIPQHATALADYDMLRQAVHNVTLNALDAMPSGGELVITSYTGAGAVELEIADSGVGLSEDARYRAFEPFFSTHDGAGLGLTVVQRLLAAHGGTVTATNCAEGGAAVTLRIPRRAMEAAA; from the coding sequence ATGGGATCGGACGAACATGCACGGTTGCGAGTCGACGCCGATTTGCAAACCGTGCTAACCGCCTGGCATGACGCCACCGTTCGCGCAGAACAGGTGCAAGAGCAGTTGCAAGCCGAGGTGCGCCGTTTAACCGCAGCGCTCGAGTCGCAACAGCACAAGCTACCGCGCATGGCGCGCTCCGACGACGTCGCCACGACCTCCGCCCGAGTGGCACGCGGCGTTCGCAGCAGCCTGGCGCCGGTTTCCTTGTTTCTGAATCTATTGCGACGTCGCATGCTGGACGATCCGCAAGGGCTTGATTTACTGCACAAGGCCGAGCGCAGTTGCGCAACGGCCGACGCGCGCATCGACGATTTATTGCACCTGACCTCGGAGCTCCCACCGATGCTACGACCCGTCAATCTGCGTGCCCTGGTCGAGGACGTGCATACGAACCTGCGCCCTCGCTTGTTATCGCTGGGCGTTTCGACGTCGGTCGATATCCCACAGCATGCCACGGCGCTGGCAGACTATGACATGCTGCGCCAGGCGGTCCATAACGTCACGCTCAACGCGCTAGACGCCATGCCCTCCGGGGGCGAGTTGGTCATCACTTCGTACACGGGTGCAGGCGCCGTCGAACTGGAAATTGCCGATAGCGGCGTGGGGCTATCAGAGGATGCGCGATATCGGGCTTTCGAACCGTTTTTCAGCACACACGACGGAGCGGGGCTGGGACTGACCGTCGTACAGCGATTGCTGGCCGCCCACGGTGGCACCGTGACCGCCACGAATTGCGCCGAAGGCGGCGCCGCGGTTACCTTGCGCATTCCACGCCGCGCGATGGAGGCCGCCGCATGA
- a CDS encoding response regulator transcription factor: MSIRLLIADDHLVVRTGLKSLVATTDIEVVGEASTGGECIRLAQELNPDVVLLDIRMPDGDGLNALSRLKLDRPQLPVLVFSTYDNPTYVARAVALGANGYVSKGASRDDLLTAIHTVAKGENAWTRDELRRVTGALATPRLASDIDVPLTQRESEVLRQLSYGLTNKEIAQSLQISYETVKEHVQHILRKLGVSDRTQAAVWAVRKGLV, translated from the coding sequence ATGTCTATTCGATTGCTCATTGCCGACGACCATCTTGTCGTCCGTACAGGTCTCAAGAGCCTGGTTGCTACCACAGACATCGAAGTAGTTGGCGAAGCTTCCACCGGCGGCGAATGTATTCGTCTGGCTCAGGAATTGAATCCTGACGTCGTGCTGCTGGATATTCGCATGCCAGATGGCGATGGCTTGAACGCGCTCAGCCGTCTCAAGCTCGACCGCCCGCAGTTGCCGGTTCTCGTGTTCTCGACCTATGACAATCCGACGTACGTCGCGCGGGCCGTCGCGCTGGGTGCGAACGGTTATGTGTCGAAAGGCGCCAGCCGAGATGACTTGCTAACCGCGATTCACACGGTGGCCAAGGGGGAGAATGCCTGGACGCGCGACGAATTGCGTCGCGTGACCGGCGCCCTGGCCACGCCACGCTTGGCTTCGGACATCGACGTCCCGCTAACGCAACGCGAAAGCGAAGTGCTCCGCCAGCTCAGCTATGGGCTGACCAACAAGGAGATCGCGCAATCGTTGCAGATCAGCTACGAGACGGTGAAGGAGCACGTGCAGCACATCCTGCGCAAGCTCGGCGTCTCGGATCGCACGCAAGCCGCGGTGTGGGCGGTGCGCAAGGGACTGGTCTAG
- a CDS encoding site-specific tyrosine recombinase yields the protein MAPSKRKLLAAAARGSSPLDDPWIDAFTGYLQSECHLAANSVMAYRRDLRRFYEWLGKRAIPKLTIKELAEYAGWLHDRQLAPASLARHLVSLKLFFRYLQLEGALTDNLAELLGSQKLWQRVPEVLGPTIIDRMLEGPIAGQPCWRRDRALLELLYASGCRASEMSGMQLRDMHLDDGHCLCHGKGDKQRLVPLGRRAIEAVRQYLEHERPTLASLSILPPPWLLLSRRGQQLRRERIWELVKRYAVAAGAPETVSPHTLRHTFATHVLAGGADLRQVQEMLGHASIATTQIYTHVDPTRLKAVHRQFHPRA from the coding sequence ATGGCACCGTCGAAACGAAAGCTGCTGGCAGCGGCCGCCCGCGGTTCGTCGCCGCTCGACGATCCCTGGATCGATGCGTTCACCGGCTACCTGCAGAGCGAGTGCCACTTGGCGGCCAATTCCGTCATGGCTTATCGGCGCGACTTGCGCCGCTTCTACGAATGGTTGGGCAAACGAGCCATTCCCAAACTCACGATCAAGGAGCTGGCCGAATACGCCGGTTGGCTGCATGACCGGCAACTGGCGCCGGCTTCGCTGGCACGGCACCTAGTGTCGCTGAAGCTGTTCTTTCGCTATCTGCAACTAGAGGGAGCGCTGACCGATAACCTAGCCGAGCTTCTCGGTAGCCAGAAGTTATGGCAGCGCGTCCCGGAAGTTCTGGGACCGACTATCATCGACCGGATGCTCGAAGGACCGATCGCTGGGCAACCGTGTTGGCGGCGCGATCGAGCGCTACTCGAACTACTCTACGCCAGTGGCTGTCGGGCCTCGGAAATGTCCGGCATGCAATTGCGCGACATGCACCTGGACGATGGGCACTGTCTGTGCCATGGCAAGGGGGACAAGCAGCGGTTGGTTCCGCTGGGGCGTCGTGCGATCGAAGCCGTACGACAATACCTGGAACACGAACGCCCGACGTTGGCGTCGCTCTCGATTCTGCCGCCACCGTGGCTATTGCTTTCGCGCCGCGGTCAGCAGCTTCGTCGCGAACGCATCTGGGAACTCGTCAAGCGGTACGCCGTGGCGGCCGGAGCTCCGGAAACCGTGAGTCCGCACACGCTGCGGCATACATTCGCCACACACGTTCTGGCTGGCGGCGCCGACCTGCGGCAGGTGCAAGAAATGCTCGGTCATGCGAGCATCGCCACGACGCAGATCTACACGCACGTCGATCCGACCCGTCTGAAGGCCGTGCATCGACAATTCCATCCGCGTGCCTAG